The following coding sequences lie in one Longimicrobiaceae bacterium genomic window:
- a CDS encoding type II toxin-antitoxin system death-on-curing family toxin, whose amino-acid sequence MREPTWVSRKIVDALHPELIRQDGGSHGVRDDGMIDSALARPVNRWSYESGCDLPELAASYGYGLAKNHGFVDGNKRIALAVMGVFLYTNGLLLEASEPEVVVLMTDLAAGELGETELAAWLREHVVPITDE is encoded by the coding sequence ATGCGTGAACCGACCTGGGTTTCACGCAAGATCGTCGACGCGCTCCATCCCGAGCTGATTCGTCAGGACGGTGGCAGCCACGGTGTTCGCGATGATGGGATGATCGACTCCGCACTTGCACGACCTGTTAATCGCTGGTCCTACGAGTCGGGCTGCGACCTGCCCGAACTCGCTGCCAGCTACGGATACGGCCTGGCGAAGAATCACGGTTTCGTGGACGGAAACAAAAGGATCGCGCTCGCCGTGATGGGCGTCTTCCTGTACACCAACGGACTCCTGCTCGAAGCATCCGAACCGGAGGTCGTAGTGTTGATGACCGACCTTGCCGCCGGGGAGTTGGGCGAGACAGAGCTCGCCGCCTGGCTTCGTGAGCACGTCGTGCCGATCACGGACGAATAG